The following proteins come from a genomic window of Frankia casuarinae:
- a CDS encoding PHB depolymerase family esterase, whose protein sequence is MWFGWTVVSNPLAGWWGKNKRTVLIVGVVIVVVWGYLGTRDRPKTQRVSLPGDYASAGRELLVQAPSDPANPLPLVLILHDDNADAKSLDRQSDAGKLANSRDFAVAFPEAVGGTWRIDGPEGADVRYLRDVVRFVSTKRTKVDPNRVYVWGIGEGARLALTAACAPGKPEFAAVGVVGQFDPEPGPTCQDRVPEGRAPEASWDRKVSETLWKFSSGHRLGA, encoded by the coding sequence GTGTGGTTCGGTTGGACCGTGGTGTCGAATCCCCTCGCCGGATGGTGGGGCAAAAACAAGAGAACCGTGCTCATCGTCGGTGTCGTGATCGTGGTCGTCTGGGGCTACCTCGGGACCCGTGACCGCCCGAAGACCCAGCGGGTCAGCCTGCCCGGCGACTACGCGTCGGCGGGCCGCGAGCTGCTCGTCCAGGCCCCGTCCGATCCCGCCAACCCGCTTCCGCTGGTGTTGATCCTGCACGACGACAACGCGGACGCGAAGTCACTTGACCGGCAGAGTGACGCCGGCAAGCTCGCGAACTCCCGCGACTTCGCGGTGGCCTTCCCGGAAGCCGTGGGCGGCACGTGGCGGATCGACGGACCCGAGGGGGCCGACGTGCGCTATCTGCGCGACGTGGTCCGCTTCGTCTCCACGAAACGGACCAAGGTGGATCCGAACCGGGTCTACGTGTGGGGGATCGGCGAGGGTGCCCGGCTGGCCCTGACCGCCGCCTGCGCCCCGGGTAAGCCGGAGTTCGCCGCGGTCGGCGTCGTCGGGCAGTTCGACCCGGAGCCCGGGCCGACCTGCCAGGACCGTGTCCCGGAGGGCCGGGCCCCGGAGGCCTCCTGGGACCGGAAGGTCAGCGAGACCCTGTGGAAGTTCTCGTCTGGTCACCGGCTGGGGGCCTGA
- the corA gene encoding magnesium/cobalt transporter CorA — protein sequence MRDDAVPGERVRDETVRETRGRDVDGARPDGGDHGSQHPVREVLGDALEQASANAHKLAGALTRPVSLVRVGRKRRGAPRSELPRTPDGRVMACGVYSHGRRVTMDIDQADALRLARSERNGFAWLGLFEPSYEQLTAIAEEYRLDKLAVEDAVTGHQRPKLEQYENHLFMVLKTTSYVEHTQVTGTSEVVTTGEIMIFLGEDFVVTVRHGRHGEMTKLRGRLEANPEMLRHGPTAVLHAICDSIVDDYVRTVESIQADVDQIETGVFHRDQKPSTESAYQMKRELLELKHAVLPLAGPLRTLTMDAPTMVDVAMRRYFRDVADHLEQVSERIAHFDELLSSVLQATLTQVTIAQNEDMRRISAWVAIGAVPTAVAGIYGMNFDHMPELRQTWGYPAVLAVITTICLFLYRAFKRNGWL from the coding sequence ATGCGGGACGACGCGGTGCCGGGCGAAAGGGTACGCGACGAGACGGTACGCGAGACCCGGGGACGCGACGTTGATGGCGCGCGCCCGGACGGCGGCGACCACGGCAGCCAGCATCCCGTTCGGGAGGTGCTGGGGGACGCCCTGGAGCAGGCGTCGGCCAACGCCCATAAGCTCGCCGGCGCGCTGACCCGTCCGGTCTCCCTGGTCCGGGTGGGTCGCAAACGACGCGGGGCGCCCCGCTCCGAGCTACCGCGGACACCGGACGGGCGCGTCATGGCCTGCGGCGTGTACAGCCATGGCCGGCGGGTCACCATGGACATCGACCAGGCCGACGCGCTGCGGTTGGCGCGGTCCGAACGCAACGGGTTCGCCTGGCTCGGCCTGTTCGAGCCGAGCTACGAGCAGCTCACCGCGATCGCCGAGGAGTACAGGCTGGACAAGCTCGCGGTGGAGGACGCGGTCACCGGCCACCAGCGCCCCAAGCTCGAGCAATACGAGAACCACCTGTTCATGGTGCTCAAGACGACCAGTTACGTGGAGCACACCCAGGTAACGGGCACCTCCGAGGTAGTCACCACCGGCGAAATCATGATCTTCCTCGGCGAGGACTTCGTCGTGACCGTGCGGCACGGCAGGCACGGGGAGATGACGAAGCTGCGCGGCCGGCTGGAGGCCAACCCGGAGATGCTCCGGCACGGCCCGACGGCCGTGCTGCACGCCATCTGCGACAGCATTGTGGACGACTACGTCCGCACCGTGGAAAGCATCCAGGCCGACGTCGACCAGATCGAGACGGGCGTCTTCCATCGGGATCAGAAGCCGTCGACGGAAAGCGCCTACCAGATGAAACGCGAGCTTCTGGAGCTCAAGCACGCGGTGCTGCCGCTCGCGGGCCCGTTGCGTACCCTCACCATGGACGCCCCCACGATGGTCGACGTGGCGATGCGCCGTTACTTCCGGGACGTCGCCGACCACCTCGAGCAGGTCAGCGAGCGAATAGCTCACTTCGACGAGCTGCTTTCCTCCGTGCTCCAGGCGACGCTGACGCAGGTGACGATCGCGCAGAACGAGGACATGCGACGGATCAGTGCCTGGGTGGCGATCGGCGCCGTCCCGACCGCCGTCGCCGGGATCTACGGCATGAACTTCGACCACATGCCGGAGCTTCGTCAGACGTGGGGCTACCCGGCCGTCCTGGCCGTCATTACGACGATCTGTCTGTTTCTCTACCGTGCGTTCAAGCGCAACGGCTGGCTCTGA
- a CDS encoding C40 family peptidase — protein MSAQSVQLDEETRGAGRGRHRAPSAPPAARSRARARAFAAVTTGTVAVSGVALAGCATDINADAAKDEQPNTAPITLAAQIGSQAALGGSIAAAAVSTHGSTSLLGSTGGVDAPPLAGKVQVGLRVTNPDVSVSADQPIDIGFSLYNEQTHEPLANQLVKVQVKLPTGWATFKHLYTNAQGYASYTARVLTTTNVTAVFDGTDALQSARSANDATLRVRPAPTPRLVRNAAWSDLLTTGDAADQASVPVPSSSLGEKAVYLASLQAGKPYVYGAEGPSSFDCSGLIQYIFKQLGRSVPRTTDAQFAAATRVSQYNKQPGDLIFFGTPGNIYHVGIYAGDGMMWAAPHTGDVVSLKKIYTTSYYVGRIL, from the coding sequence TTGTCCGCGCAAAGCGTGCAGCTCGACGAAGAAACGCGAGGCGCCGGTCGCGGCCGTCACCGCGCACCCTCCGCGCCCCCGGCCGCCCGCAGCCGGGCCCGGGCCCGCGCCTTCGCCGCCGTGACCACCGGGACCGTCGCGGTCTCCGGAGTGGCTCTCGCCGGCTGCGCCACCGACATCAACGCCGACGCCGCGAAGGACGAGCAGCCGAACACCGCTCCGATCACCCTCGCCGCGCAGATCGGCTCCCAGGCCGCCCTGGGGGGCAGCATCGCCGCCGCGGCGGTCAGCACCCACGGCTCCACCTCCCTGCTCGGCTCGACGGGCGGTGTCGACGCCCCGCCCCTGGCCGGCAAGGTTCAGGTCGGTCTCCGGGTGACCAACCCCGACGTGAGCGTCAGCGCGGACCAGCCGATCGACATCGGCTTCTCGCTCTACAACGAGCAGACCCACGAACCGCTGGCGAACCAGCTGGTCAAGGTGCAGGTGAAGCTCCCCACCGGGTGGGCCACCTTCAAGCACCTTTACACCAACGCCCAGGGCTACGCCTCCTACACGGCCCGGGTGCTCACCACCACGAATGTCACCGCGGTCTTCGACGGCACGGACGCCCTGCAGTCCGCCCGCTCGGCGAACGACGCCACCCTGCGCGTACGGCCGGCGCCCACCCCCCGGCTCGTCCGCAACGCCGCCTGGTCGGATCTCCTCACGACAGGGGACGCCGCGGACCAGGCGTCGGTTCCGGTCCCGTCGAGCTCCCTCGGGGAGAAGGCCGTCTACCTGGCCTCCCTGCAGGCCGGCAAGCCCTACGTCTACGGTGCGGAGGGCCCGAGCTCGTTCGACTGCTCCGGCCTCATCCAGTACATCTTCAAGCAGCTCGGCAGGAGCGTGCCGCGGACGACCGACGCCCAGTTCGCCGCCGCCACCCGGGTGTCGCAGTACAACAAACAGCCCGGCGACCTGATCTTCTTCGGGACACCCGGGAACATTTACCACGTCGGCATCTACGCGGGCGACGGCATGATGTGGGCGGCGCCGCACACCGGCGACGTCGTGTCGCTCAAGAAGATCTATACCACCTCCTACTACGTCGGTCGGATCCTCTAG